The DNA region CTTAAATAATATCAATCTTAAATCTTATACAagaattttaattttttaaaaacaGTTGCGTTGCAAGAAGGTTATATTCATTTAGTTAATATAATGCACTTTTTTTAATAGTTTAGAGAGTTAAATTGAACCTCTCACATAGTTAAATCCACTCATGCATGTAAAAGGTTAAATGCATTGGACGATTCTTCGAATTTGATAAAAGAGAAAATATTAATATATTAACTAGTTACTAACaattatttataaattaatataaataGATCCAAAAATACTTAAATAAGATATTAAAAATATCTACTTACTTAATTAAAAAATTTGAATTCAATTCAACTCTAAAAATATACCAATATTTAATCATTCAAAAGAGAAATTTCATCTCTAATGTAATTTAATGTTTTGGATTCTTCCTCATTAATCTTTGTAATTGtacaaatataataaaaagaAATTAACACTTAGATACTCTTCAACTTAAATTTATATTATCTTAAAGTATTTAAATAATTTCTTTATAATCCCCACCTCTTAAAAAACAAATAACAAACTAATTGAAAGATTCATTTATTTACCTATAATATAATTATGACACCAACTAATTCATAAAACCAATATCAAATCATCAATTTATGACTTATTTTGGTGAAATTTTTGTGACCTTTCTCTCCTTATAATGCCAACAAACTACTCATTACCTCCAAACACCACATTTAGAACTTAAAATCCACACCCAATAAGAGTATAAATGTAGCATCATCCAATACTCACCACAACACAACAAACATTGTTTGTTACTAACATATTATAACTTCCCTTTCAAGACTAATCCTCTTTTACTAACTTTCattctttctctctctctctccaatTCCTTTTTTTTCTCACTAACCCATTTTTTCACACACCCTTTTGCATAAATCCAAAAACTCACACACCCTTTTGCCCATACTTCACCTTTCTCTCTCTTTGAATCCACTTTGTGACTGTGATGATCATAAAGTTATCATCTTTTTGAGTTATGGGTTCTTGTTCTTCAATTCAGAGAAAACCCAACACAGATAACAATAACATGAAGGTGAAAGTTTCATTTTTTGGATCCAAAACTGAGAAACTTGTCGTTCCTTCATCACCCATTAAGGAACAAACAAAAAATGGTGACTTTATGTTGTCGCCTTCTAAGTCAACGACCAATTTCATTAACTATGGTATGGTTTTTTTGTTGCTTTGTTCTTTTAAGGTTTTTATGTTAATTGTTGTGTTTTTTTCCTGGGATCTAAGAAGGAGTTTTATTTTTTCTGATTGGTTCTTTTTTACATAAAAAGAAATGTTTTTTAGTATTAAATTAATGATTTTGGAGAATTCAGTTGAATTATTTGTTATTACTTGAGTTCTTAATATAAATCGAAGAAGTTATTGGATTTTTAATACAGACCAAATATATAAAATTTTGAAGATGTTAAAAAAATGAATTTGTAATTATTTTTTAAAGAATTCTGTCAAATTTGTGTAAATATGCAATTAAATGGTATTGtttcaattttttaaaatcattttccTTTTTTAATTTCTTTCTCCCTCTTTAATTATTAGGTTATATGTTGTTGGTCTTGTTTGTTTAGGATTGATATATGATATtattgatttttatttaattttagaTATGATATGATTGATTGATTTAATTTAGTATAAGTTACTATTTAATTTTATTGATATTTTATTGACATGATTGATTGATTTAATTTAATACTAGTATATGTTATTTAATTTTATTGATATGATATTATTGATTGATTTAATTTATGTCATAATGGCCAATGAGTAGAAATTTATCATGTGATATACCTGTCTCTATATGGTTAGATCACCACTTTCATGATTTTATTAATTGGCAATTATTTATTGCACATGTGAATAGGAAGTTCAAGAAAAATTATtcacttttaaaaaaaaaaaatcttttacTATTTATTTCATATATGTATTTGAAGATTGATTTTTATTCTAGTTACATGGTCTATTCAATTATTTATCTTTAAATAATAAATGAAAGATATTTTTAGCATAATGAAAACAACTTGCTAATACACTACAATCCATATGTTATTGTTAACAATAAATTGAAAATGATTGAAATATCATTTCCAACTTAATTGTAAAAATAACtttagttttaattaatttgttGGATTATACTTATACTATATATGAATTAATTATTCacacttttttttctttcactCTTTATAGGTAGTAAAGAGGAAGCATTTTTTGATTCCAAACCTTGGATGGATTCAGATTGTGAAGATGATTTCTATAGTGTCAATGGTGGTAAGCATTTATTTTCTTTTACTTGAGAGTGTATATCGATTAAACTCTAATGCACCGCATCATCGTCTATCTTTTTATGTAGACTTTACACCGTCTCGTGGTAATACTCCAATTCACCACGCTTTTGCGACCCTTGACGTGAACAAAACCCTGTCTCAAAATAGAGTTTCACCTTCTCCATCCGAATCATCGCCcgaaaagaaaaagaaactttTGGAGCTTTTCAAAGATAGTGTGAAAGATAACCAAGGTGATGATAGTAAAGAAAAGAGACAAGTGAAATCAACTATACAAGATGTTCTTCCTAAGTCTTCACAATCAACTCCTTATTGCTCAAGAGCTAACTCTGCTAGCAGTAGTGAAAGAATCACGAGTGATGATCGTGTATCGGGTAAAGAGAAATCGCATAAGTCTTCGTTGTTTTGTATTCCGAGTTTGACTTCGTGTCGTAGCTCTAGGGAGAGAAGGAGGAAGACAAGTCCTGCAATTGCAGTTGAGGGCAAACAATGAGTTATATTGCAATGTGTTTGAACTGAATTACCATGTTTGTTTGGTTTTGGTTTTTTTGAGGTAAAGTGGTTGAACTCAATTTGATAATGTACATCAATATCCATACTTAAGCATAAGGTTTATGAATTTGAAAGCATGTAAACATAAACGGAAGAGATATTTTATATCAATATGTTATATGAAATTATTTGTTACGGTTAGAAGTTCAACATCAATGATAAATATGAGAATGGATTGCAAATCATTGGCATATTTGGACACATCTATTGGTTTGTGGAAGTGTGAAAGAAAATTGAGATTTgagattttgaattttgaattttcgGTGAAAAGAATTGAACAAAAATGATCGGAATTATCTTACGTGCGATTCATGATGCATTCACACATTGATGTCCCATGTTGTGTATTTTGTTAGTAAATTACTGTCAAGTTTTTTTAAAAGTATTCTGTTAGTATTTAAACAGATTCTTAAGAAAGTTTTAGTACATTGTACCTATTGTTTTTGCATTacaattttaaaataaattatatcTTGTTCCATTAGAAATCCAATCTTTTAGAATGCTCCCTAGGGATTCATTGTTTCTTTGATTCAATGCGTGTATTTCATGTTATATTTTTAAGTTTGAGAGTATTTTATTCTAGTCTCACTTTCTTCTCTTATGTATTTTCTTCACGAAACATAGTTTTAAATATAATAGATTGTTGTTTTGAAGTTTTCTTTATAGTTTAATTTGATATTAATGTATTTGTCATCGCTAAAAGTACAATGAGGGTGAAAGACTCTACTAGTGATGTTTATGTAGAATTTTGTGATCCACCACTTTCTATTCTTAGGTCAAAGTATTTATAAAAGATCATATGGGTTGTGCTAGGAGAAATTCCTCCTAAATATCCAACAAGAAGGTGAAGGTGAGAAAGATTAGCTATTTCTAGATCGTAGAGTAGGAGGTTTTTCCCCTTTTGACTGATACCCACAACTGTTTTTCCCAAGACACCTCATAGGCTACGTATGACAAGTGTATGAATAAACTAGAGTGACCCAAATTCAATGAGGAGACCTATAGAGTTATAACAGGGAGACTTATCGTTTAGTTTTGGACGACCTGTCGTTCCATGATGAACGCTCTACTCCCCTCTGTTGGATGCTCACGAAATATTGATCAGTGGGTTTTGATTAGGTCTTCACCGGCAGTCCCTTTTAAAGTCCAGTAAAATTGTCCCGGTCCAATGTCTTTTATGAACCAATAAAAACATTCAAGTACACGGTCCTTTAAATCGGAGGCCTTGGAAAAAGCAAAGTGATTTAATTCAGAGATAAGATAATTTATTTCTAGGCGATAGTTAGATAGTTGAGTCCCTCAGGCGAGACTTGTAAATGTGAGTCCCTCAGGAGATAATTAGATAGTTGAGTCCCTCAGGTTAGACTTGTAAAGACAAGTAATTCAAGTGAGACTTTGATAAGTTGAGTCATGCAGGTGAGACTTAGATAACTGATTCTCATATTTTACAACTCTTAAGTCTTTGCTTCCGTACTATTTGCATTGTTGTCCCGTTTAAGGTAAATGAGTCAATGAAATCTTTGAGCTCACCAAATGAATGAGTTTAACATTTTTCGTAAGCTAGGTTGAGCTAAGTTGTATACAGTAGCCTTTTTTAAGTCGCATCATCTTCGTTACAATTTCCATGGGCAACAATGTCCATATCGTCACTGCTGACAACAACATTATATGAATTAAAATTGAGGTCCAAGTCAATTTTACCATGTACCACACTGGGCGAAAATTATAATCGCTAAAAAGTACAATGAGAGTAAGAGTTTTCTCACAAGGGTTGCACGGGACATTATAAGTGGTGTTTATGTGGAGTTTTGAGATCCATGCTTAGGCCAGGCTATTCACAAAAGAACCTATGGGCCGGGCTAGGAGCAGTTCCTCCTAAATATTCGGCTTGAAGGTGGGGGCGAGGAAAACTAAGTTCCTTCTTAGATCGAGGAGGAAGAGGTTGTTCTGAACCCACAAATCTTCTTCCCAAGACACTTCATAAGCCACATTTAAAAAAAGTATGGATCAACTCGAGTGGCCCAAGCCCAATGGGCGACATATAGATCTAAAACAGGGGCAACCTATTATTCAGCTCCGAGCGACCTGTTGTTCCATGTTAGGTGCTCTACCGCCCTTTGTTGGGTGCTCATCAAATATTAATTTGTAGGTTTAGATTGCGCCTTCATGGACCGTCCTTTCTGGGCCCCAATAAAATTGTCATGGTCCACTGTATTTTATGATCCAATAAAAATATCCCAGTACAATATTGTTAGCTCAAACTCTAGTGATGTTTTTGAGTTCCCTATTTGAATGATTATTATTTGTTATTTAAGTTCTCTATTTGAAT from Lathyrus oleraceus cultivar Zhongwan6 chromosome 1, CAAS_Psat_ZW6_1.0, whole genome shotgun sequence includes:
- the LOC127124157 gene encoding uncharacterized protein At3g27210 isoform X2 translates to MGSCSSIQRKPNTDNNNMKVKVSFFGSKTEKLVVPSSPIKEQTKNGDFMLSPSKSTTNFINYGSKEEAFFDSKPWMDSDCEDDFYSVNGDFTPSRGNTPIHHAFATLDVNKTLSQNRVSPSPSESSPEKKKKLLELFKDSVKDNQGDDSKEKRQVKSTIQDVLPKSSQSTPYCSRANSASSSERITSDDRVSGKEKSHKSSLFCIPSLTSCRSSRERRRKTSPAIAVEGKQ
- the LOC127124157 gene encoding uncharacterized protein At3g27210 isoform X1, producing MGSCSSIQRKPNTDNNNMKVKVSFFGSKTEKLVVPSSPIKEQTKNGDFMLSPSKSTTNFINYGSSKEEAFFDSKPWMDSDCEDDFYSVNGDFTPSRGNTPIHHAFATLDVNKTLSQNRVSPSPSESSPEKKKKLLELFKDSVKDNQGDDSKEKRQVKSTIQDVLPKSSQSTPYCSRANSASSSERITSDDRVSGKEKSHKSSLFCIPSLTSCRSSRERRRKTSPAIAVEGKQ